The following coding sequences are from one Macaca nemestrina isolate mMacNem1 chromosome 1, mMacNem.hap1, whole genome shotgun sequence window:
- the LOC105482768 gene encoding cyclin-dependent kinases regulatory subunit 1, whose protein sequence is MSHKQIYYSDKYDDEEFEYRHVMLPKDIAKLVPKTHLMSESEWRNLGVQQSQGWVHYMIHEPEPHILLFRRPLPKKPKK, encoded by the coding sequence ATGTCGCACAAACAGATTTACTATTCGGACAAATACGACGACGAGGAGTTTGAGTATCGACATGTCATGCTGCCCAAGGACATAGCCAAGCTGGTCCCTAAAACTCATTTGATGTCTGAATCTGAATGGAGGAATCTTGGCGTTCAGCAGAGTCAGGGATGGGTCCATTATATGATCCATGAACCAGAACCTCACATCTTGCTGTTCCGGCGCCCACTACCCAAGAAGCCAAAGAAATGA